The Deltaproteobacteria bacterium genome includes a region encoding these proteins:
- a CDS encoding ATP-grasp domain-containing protein, with amino-acid sequence MKIAFTHNLQLNSTEEEAEFDTPKTVEAITRALVALGHTVEPVEVSGPASRTVARLEALRPDLVFNTAEGHRGRFREAFYPGLFEELGFPYTGSDAYVCAVTLDKQLTKVLLEEHGVPSPRGVLIERAGQPVPQLRYPVIVKPNYEGSSKGISQDSVVESRAELQAKLKDWLKRYPTGVLVEEYIEGRDVVVPFLAKASPETGGVLAAGEYTFDPKVTAGRKYLIYEYDLKQTLSDAVSVQVPAELDLDLAERLAELSRTIYRALGIRDLGRIDFRVTPEGEPYFIEINALPSLEPGAGIYQSAALAGLETMESVLGAVIGSAAERWGIKQMKRTRRKKALVGLTYNLKRIKPEVGGLNDEEAEYDAPTTIAAVREAIESYGHEVVELEATPELAAILPASGVDVVFNIAEGIRGRSRESQVPALLELIDVPYTGSDPATLSLALDKGLAKRVVHQAGVHTPRFVVLHTGKERLPKWVTYPVMVKPVAEGSSKGVAERSVATSEAELRAAATAMIGRYRQPALVEEFLTGREFTVGLLGDRRPKVLPPMEIVFLSKDDPHPIYTFDDKLDIKDKIRYEVPAKVDPPLLKELEKAARNAFVALGCRDVARIDLRLDSEGRVSFIECNPLPGLTPGWSDLCLIAEGAGMSYRSLVGEILAPAMRRFRNLERERSAGQEPSPGQETSA; translated from the coding sequence ATGAAGATCGCGTTCACTCACAACCTGCAGCTGAACTCCACCGAGGAAGAGGCGGAGTTCGACACCCCCAAGACCGTCGAGGCGATCACCAGGGCCCTCGTCGCGCTCGGGCACACGGTCGAGCCGGTCGAGGTCTCGGGCCCCGCCTCCCGGACCGTGGCCCGCCTCGAGGCGCTGCGCCCGGACCTGGTCTTCAACACCGCGGAGGGCCACCGCGGCCGCTTCCGGGAGGCCTTCTACCCTGGCCTCTTCGAGGAGCTCGGCTTCCCCTACACGGGCTCGGACGCCTACGTCTGCGCGGTCACGCTCGACAAGCAGCTGACGAAGGTGCTCCTCGAGGAGCACGGCGTCCCCTCGCCTCGCGGCGTGCTCATCGAGCGGGCGGGGCAGCCGGTGCCCCAGCTGCGCTACCCGGTGATCGTGAAGCCGAACTACGAGGGCAGCTCCAAGGGCATCTCGCAGGACTCGGTGGTGGAGAGCCGCGCCGAGCTGCAGGCGAAGCTGAAGGACTGGCTGAAGCGCTACCCCACGGGCGTGCTGGTCGAGGAGTACATCGAGGGGCGCGACGTGGTGGTCCCCTTCCTGGCCAAGGCCTCCCCGGAGACCGGAGGCGTGCTCGCGGCGGGGGAGTACACCTTCGATCCGAAGGTCACCGCCGGCCGCAAGTACCTCATCTACGAGTACGACCTGAAGCAGACCCTCTCCGACGCCGTCTCGGTGCAGGTCCCCGCCGAGCTCGACCTCGACCTCGCCGAGCGGCTCGCCGAGCTCTCGCGCACCATCTACCGGGCGCTGGGGATCCGGGACCTGGGCCGGATCGACTTCCGGGTCACGCCCGAGGGCGAGCCCTACTTCATCGAGATCAACGCCCTGCCCTCCCTGGAGCCCGGCGCGGGGATCTACCAGTCGGCGGCGCTCGCCGGCCTCGAGACGATGGAGTCGGTGCTCGGCGCCGTGATCGGCAGCGCGGCCGAGCGCTGGGGGATCAAGCAGATGAAGCGGACCCGCCGGAAGAAGGCGCTGGTCGGCCTCACCTACAACCTCAAGCGGATCAAGCCCGAGGTGGGCGGCCTCAACGACGAGGAGGCCGAGTACGACGCGCCGACGACCATCGCCGCGGTGCGGGAGGCGATCGAGAGCTACGGCCACGAGGTGGTCGAGCTGGAGGCCACGCCCGAGCTGGCGGCCATCCTCCCGGCCAGCGGGGTCGACGTGGTCTTCAACATCGCCGAGGGCATCCGTGGGCGCAGCCGCGAATCACAGGTGCCCGCGTTGCTGGAGCTGATCGACGTGCCCTACACCGGCAGCGATCCGGCCACCCTCTCCCTGGCCCTGGACAAGGGGCTGGCCAAGCGGGTGGTGCACCAGGCCGGGGTCCACACGCCTCGCTTCGTCGTGCTCCACACCGGCAAGGAGCGCCTGCCCAAGTGGGTGACCTACCCGGTCATGGTCAAGCCGGTGGCCGAGGGCAGCTCGAAGGGCGTGGCGGAGCGCAGCGTGGCCACCAGCGAGGCCGAGCTGCGTGCGGCGGCGACCGCGATGATCGGCCGCTACCGGCAGCCGGCCCTGGTCGAGGAGTTCCTCACCGGCCGCGAGTTCACCGTGGGGCTGCTCGGCGACCGCCGGCCCAAGGTGCTGCCCCCGATGGAGATCGTCTTCCTCTCGAAGGACGACCCGCACCCCATCTACACCTTCGACGACAAGCTCGATATCAAGGACAAGATCCGCTACGAGGTGCCCGCCAAGGTCGATCCACCGCTCTTGAAGGAGCTGGAGAAGGCCGCCCGGAACGCCTTCGTCGCCCTCGGCTGCCGGGACGTGGCCCGGATCGACCTGCGCCTCGACTCGGAGGGGAGGGTCTCCTTCATCGAGTGCAACCCCCTGCCCGGCCTGACCCCCGGCTGGTCGGACCTCTGCCTCATCGCCGAGGGAGCCGGGATGAGCTACCGCTCTCTCGTGGGCGAGATCCTCGCGCCGGCGATGCGCCGCTTCCGCAACCTGGAGCGAGAGCGGAGCGCCGGCCAGGAGCCGAGCCCCGGTCAGGAGACCAGCGCATGA
- a CDS encoding proprotein convertase P-domain-containing protein, translating into MRAFTTGSLALFFALTLAACGPNDPEGFVPPEESESELSDLAAIFDGAPPNASLPDDNKADAVYPKKFDLADKQSAVKSQGRRGTCTIFATTALMEHLYIAAGQPAEETDFSEQYLQWSVKTQVGSFPNTAGSNARSNLEAINRFGIPAEGFWPYESSQWGSSNDPECTGDSMPTKCYTNGEPPASATAEQLYNLPRGRWLNTNSIKAHMTGKNEAVVVGVEFFYQAWNHGAGSLPSNRDYWKAGYVTTPNAKDIEVSREKPAGHGILLLGWDDDLTVPKRDGAGELVTDADGNPELDKGFFLFKNSWGTNSFGIENEFGAGYGWISMEYIEGYATAYVSGLPDIAPPVEICGDGEDNDGNGQTDCDDAACASTTQCSTPPVTDTLSFSSDPAVAIPDNDATGVSDTITVSDTGTVQSVSALVMITHPYQGDLKVTLSHGGKEVVLHDRTGGGADDLLQTYTVGDFAGMAVDGPWTLTASDGAARDTGSLESWELEIIRSQP; encoded by the coding sequence ATGCGTGCCTTCACGACTGGCTCCCTCGCCCTCTTCTTCGCCCTGACCCTCGCCGCCTGCGGCCCGAACGACCCGGAGGGCTTCGTCCCGCCCGAGGAGTCCGAGTCCGAGCTCTCGGATCTCGCCGCGATCTTCGACGGCGCCCCGCCCAACGCGAGCCTGCCCGACGACAACAAGGCGGACGCGGTCTACCCGAAGAAGTTCGACCTGGCCGACAAGCAGTCGGCGGTGAAGAGCCAGGGCCGCCGCGGCACCTGCACCATCTTCGCCACCACCGCCCTGATGGAGCACCTCTACATCGCCGCCGGGCAGCCCGCCGAGGAGACCGACTTCTCCGAGCAGTACCTCCAGTGGTCGGTGAAGACCCAGGTGGGCTCCTTCCCGAACACCGCCGGCAGCAACGCCCGCTCCAACCTCGAGGCCATCAACCGCTTCGGCATCCCCGCCGAGGGCTTCTGGCCCTACGAGAGCAGCCAGTGGGGCAGCTCGAACGACCCGGAGTGCACCGGCGACTCGATGCCGACCAAGTGCTACACCAACGGCGAGCCGCCGGCCTCCGCCACCGCCGAGCAGCTCTACAACCTGCCCCGTGGCCGCTGGCTGAACACCAACAGCATCAAGGCCCACATGACGGGCAAGAACGAGGCCGTCGTCGTCGGCGTCGAGTTCTTCTACCAGGCCTGGAACCACGGCGCGGGCTCCCTGCCCTCGAACCGCGACTACTGGAAGGCCGGCTACGTCACCACCCCCAACGCGAAGGACATCGAGGTCTCCCGGGAGAAGCCCGCCGGCCATGGCATCCTGCTGCTGGGCTGGGACGACGACCTCACGGTGCCGAAGCGCGACGGCGCAGGTGAGCTGGTCACCGACGCCGATGGCAACCCCGAGCTCGACAAGGGCTTCTTCCTCTTCAAGAACAGCTGGGGCACCAACTCCTTCGGCATCGAGAACGAGTTCGGCGCCGGCTACGGCTGGATCTCGATGGAGTACATCGAGGGCTACGCCACCGCCTACGTCAGCGGCCTGCCCGACATCGCCCCGCCGGTGGAGATCTGCGGCGACGGCGAGGACAACGACGGCAACGGCCAGACCGACTGCGACGACGCCGCCTGCGCGAGCACCACCCAGTGCTCGACCCCGCCGGTGACCGACACCCTCTCCTTCTCCTCGGATCCGGCCGTGGCCATCCCCGACAACGACGCCACCGGCGTGAGCGACACCATCACCGTGAGCGACACCGGTACGGTGCAGAGCGTCTCGGCGCTGGTCATGATCACGCACCCCTACCAGGGCGACCTGAAGGTGACCCTCTCCCACGGCGGCAAGGAGGTCGTGCTCCACGACCGCACCGGCGGCGGCGCCGACGATCTGCTGCAGACCTACACGGTCGGCGACTTCGCCGGCATGGCGGTGGACGGCCCCTGGACCCTCACCGCCTCCGACGGCGCCGCCCGCGACACCGGCTCCCTCGAGTCCTGGGAGCTGGAGATCATCCGCAGCCAGCCCTAG
- a CDS encoding sensor domain-containing diguanylate cyclase translates to MSQADLKPLVELAHAFRREQSLEEMLQATVDTVARVLETPRASIRLLDADGRRLLAMCRAGEPLHSNPSTAFQIGEGMMGWIAQHQQPILVDDAEADERFVSRPGKQSHAGAFVGVPLISEGNCMGVISAVEPEVGSLGESDLEILELIAGICEPHIHIARLKRLTQVDALTGALNRRGLDLAMPQTYSPSVDEREGKVVSVMMADIDHFKRVNDTYGHAVGDLVLHKVTLVLGETLRFNDSVIRYGGEEFLLVLPGMRLGEAAMVAERARAAVEETVFEVEGRPEPIQVTISIGAAQRREGEQRDSLIERADAALYEAKEAGRNRVVTSDE, encoded by the coding sequence GTGTCCCAAGCCGATCTCAAGCCGCTCGTCGAGCTCGCCCACGCGTTTCGCAGGGAGCAGTCCCTGGAGGAGATGCTCCAGGCCACCGTCGACACGGTGGCCCGGGTCCTCGAGACGCCGCGGGCCTCCATCCGCCTGCTCGACGCCGACGGCCGCCGGCTGCTCGCGATGTGCAGGGCCGGTGAGCCCCTCCACTCGAACCCCAGCACGGCCTTCCAGATCGGTGAGGGGATGATGGGCTGGATCGCCCAGCACCAGCAGCCGATCCTCGTGGACGACGCCGAGGCCGACGAGCGCTTCGTCTCGCGGCCGGGCAAGCAGAGCCACGCCGGTGCCTTCGTGGGGGTGCCCCTCATCTCCGAGGGCAACTGCATGGGCGTCATCAGCGCCGTCGAGCCCGAGGTGGGAAGCCTCGGTGAGTCCGACCTCGAGATCCTCGAGCTGATCGCCGGCATCTGCGAGCCTCACATCCACATCGCTCGCCTCAAGCGCCTGACCCAGGTGGACGCCCTCACCGGCGCCTTGAACCGCCGGGGCCTCGATCTGGCCATGCCCCAGACCTACTCGCCGAGCGTCGATGAGCGCGAGGGCAAGGTGGTCTCGGTGATGATGGCGGACATCGATCACTTCAAGCGGGTGAACGACACCTACGGCCACGCCGTCGGCGATCTGGTCCTCCACAAGGTCACCCTGGTCCTGGGCGAGACCCTGCGCTTCAACGACTCGGTGATCCGCTACGGCGGCGAGGAGTTCCTCCTGGTCCTGCCCGGGATGCGCCTCGGGGAGGCCGCCATGGTGGCCGAGCGAGCCCGCGCGGCGGTCGAGGAGACCGTGTTCGAGGTCGAGGGGAGGCCCGAGCCCATCCAGGTGACGATCTCCATCGGAGCGGCCCAGCGCCGGGAGGGCGAGCAGCGCGACTCGCTGATCGAGCGGGCCGACGCCGCCCTCTACGAGGCCAAGGAGGCGGGCCGCAACCGGGTGGTCACCTCCGACGAGTAG
- a CDS encoding P1 family peptidase: protein MRKRAREIGIAPGRYQPGKCNAITDVAGVRVGHSTIIRGHGAHKAGKGPVRTGVTAILPNAGNIFYERVVGGGFVLNGAGEISGLTQVMEWGLIETPILLTNTLSVGAVSEGTVKYMVEHYPGIGKEHDVLIPVVGECDDSFLNDIAGRHVRSANVYEAIQTATDGPVAEGNVGGGTGMVCSDFKGGIGTSSRRLPREDGGYKVGVLVMSNFGRMVDLRMDGVPVGALLAPDYVKQEKRRTIYGSIITVVATNAPLLPHQIARLCKRAALGIGRVGSYAAHGSGEIVIGFSTANTVPRQTRKMEYRVRALLDPRMDPLYAATIEATEEAILNALCMAETMEGIDGHLAPELPLDRVQEIIARYAPARERFSEPEPLRDGDTWTGPGDQVLREHRLGPVRPPKIPEE from the coding sequence ATGAGGAAGCGCGCACGTGAGATCGGGATCGCGCCGGGCCGCTACCAGCCGGGCAAGTGCAACGCCATCACCGACGTGGCCGGGGTGCGCGTCGGCCACTCCACCATCATCCGGGGCCACGGGGCCCACAAGGCGGGCAAGGGGCCGGTGCGCACGGGCGTGACCGCCATCCTGCCGAACGCCGGGAACATCTTCTACGAGCGGGTCGTCGGCGGGGGCTTCGTCCTCAACGGCGCCGGGGAGATCTCGGGGCTCACCCAGGTGATGGAGTGGGGCCTCATCGAGACCCCGATCCTCCTGACCAACACCCTCTCGGTGGGCGCGGTCAGCGAGGGCACCGTGAAGTACATGGTCGAGCACTACCCGGGCATCGGGAAGGAGCACGACGTGCTCATCCCGGTGGTGGGCGAGTGCGACGACTCCTTCCTCAACGACATCGCCGGCCGCCACGTCCGCTCGGCGAACGTCTACGAGGCCATCCAGACGGCGACCGACGGCCCGGTCGCCGAGGGCAACGTCGGCGGCGGCACCGGCATGGTCTGCTCGGACTTCAAGGGGGGGATCGGCACCAGCTCGCGCCGCCTCCCCCGAGAGGACGGCGGCTACAAGGTCGGCGTGCTGGTCATGTCGAACTTCGGCCGGATGGTCGACCTGCGGATGGACGGCGTCCCGGTGGGCGCCCTCCTGGCGCCGGACTACGTCAAGCAGGAGAAGCGCCGCACGATCTACGGCTCGATCATCACGGTGGTCGCCACCAACGCCCCCCTCCTGCCGCATCAGATCGCCCGCCTCTGCAAGCGGGCGGCCCTCGGCATCGGGCGGGTGGGCTCCTACGCCGCGCACGGCTCGGGGGAGATCGTGATCGGCTTCTCCACGGCCAACACCGTCCCCCGCCAGACCAGGAAGATGGAGTACCGGGTGCGGGCGCTCCTCGATCCCCGGATGGATCCGCTCTACGCCGCCACCATCGAGGCCACCGAGGAGGCGATCCTCAACGCGCTCTGCATGGCGGAGACGATGGAGGGCATCGACGGTCACCTCGCCCCGGAGCTCCCGCTGGACCGGGTGCAGGAGATCATCGCCCGCTACGCCCCGGCCCGGGAGCGCTTCTCGGAGCCCGAGCCCCTGCGGGACGGCGACACCTGGACCGGCCCCGGCGATCAGGTGCTGCGCGAGCACCGGCTCGGTCCCGTCCGGCCGCCGAAGATCCCCGAGGAGTAG
- a CDS encoding phospho-sugar mutase yields the protein MNPTDAKKAAEAWLAEDPDPVTRAELEALLAEEAAGAQLVERFDGVLEFGTAGIRGVLGAGPLRMNRVLVRKVSAGVARHYAATVEGAKERGVVIGYDGRKNSRIFSEDAARIFLGEGFKVFLGGDVLPTPVTAFGVLHHGAAAGVMVTASHNPPEYNGYKVYAPNGAQIVPPDDEGIAAQIARVGRSDELPLGDLEATRAEGRLIELGSDLIETYLKGVANLRKAEAGEHSDLTIAYTPLHGVGARETEEALARAGYERVHTVASQREPDGDFPTVRFPNPEEEGAMDAVLALADEVGAQVAVANDPDADRLAIALPTDAGWRMLTGDQVGVLLADYLMGREKTAENLSISCSLVSSQLLEKMAVARGVAFLETLTGFKWIANAAMDHSAEAGSRFVMGYEEALGYTVGELVRDKDGVSAAVVFCDLVDGLRAQGKTIWDALTEIYAEFGLHLTLQKSLVLPGREGQEKIDGLMKQFRESPPTTIGPFAVVETIDLREGHGRIPPGNVLIHRLEGGRRVILRPSGTEPKLKSYYEVVVPLEEGERFEAAEPRAREALAQLKDAHQALLAS from the coding sequence ATGAACCCCACCGACGCGAAGAAGGCCGCCGAGGCCTGGCTGGCCGAAGATCCCGATCCCGTGACCCGCGCCGAGCTCGAGGCGCTGCTGGCCGAAGAGGCCGCCGGAGCGCAGCTCGTCGAGCGCTTCGATGGCGTCCTGGAGTTCGGCACCGCCGGCATCCGGGGCGTGCTCGGCGCCGGCCCCCTGCGGATGAACCGGGTGCTGGTGCGGAAGGTCAGCGCCGGCGTCGCCCGCCACTACGCCGCCACCGTCGAGGGCGCGAAGGAGCGGGGCGTGGTGATCGGCTACGACGGCCGGAAGAACTCGCGGATCTTCAGCGAGGACGCCGCCCGGATCTTCCTGGGCGAGGGCTTCAAGGTCTTCCTGGGCGGCGACGTGCTGCCCACGCCGGTCACCGCCTTCGGCGTCCTCCACCACGGCGCCGCCGCCGGCGTGATGGTCACCGCCAGCCACAACCCCCCCGAGTACAACGGCTACAAGGTCTACGCGCCCAACGGCGCCCAGATCGTCCCGCCGGACGACGAGGGCATCGCCGCGCAGATCGCCCGGGTGGGCCGTTCGGACGAGCTGCCCCTCGGCGATCTCGAGGCGACCCGCGCGGAAGGGAGGCTGATCGAGCTGGGCAGCGACCTGATCGAGACCTACCTGAAGGGGGTGGCCAACCTGCGCAAGGCGGAGGCGGGCGAGCACTCCGACCTCACCATCGCCTACACCCCCCTGCACGGGGTCGGCGCCCGGGAGACGGAGGAGGCCCTCGCCCGCGCCGGCTACGAGCGGGTCCACACCGTCGCCTCCCAGCGGGAGCCGGACGGCGACTTCCCCACCGTGCGCTTCCCCAACCCCGAGGAGGAGGGGGCGATGGACGCGGTGCTGGCCCTGGCCGACGAGGTGGGCGCGCAGGTCGCGGTCGCCAACGACCCGGACGCCGACCGCCTCGCCATCGCGCTGCCCACCGATGCGGGCTGGCGGATGCTCACCGGGGATCAGGTGGGCGTGCTCCTGGCCGACTACCTCATGGGCCGCGAGAAGACCGCAGAGAACCTCTCCATCTCCTGCTCGCTGGTGTCCTCGCAGCTGCTGGAGAAGATGGCCGTCGCCCGGGGCGTGGCCTTCCTGGAGACCCTCACCGGCTTCAAGTGGATCGCCAACGCGGCGATGGACCACAGCGCCGAGGCCGGCTCCCGCTTCGTGATGGGCTACGAGGAGGCCCTCGGCTACACCGTCGGCGAGCTCGTGAGGGACAAGGACGGCGTGAGCGCCGCGGTCGTCTTCTGCGACCTGGTCGACGGCCTCCGGGCGCAGGGCAAGACCATCTGGGATGCCCTCACCGAGATCTACGCCGAGTTCGGCCTGCACCTCACCCTGCAGAAGAGCCTGGTGCTCCCCGGGCGGGAGGGGCAGGAGAAGATCGATGGGCTGATGAAGCAGTTCCGGGAGAGCCCTCCCACCACCATCGGCCCCTTCGCCGTGGTGGAGACCATCGATCTGCGCGAGGGACACGGGCGCATCCCGCCGGGGAACGTCCTCATCCACCGCCTGGAGGGCGGCCGCCGCGTGATCCTGCGGCCCTCGGGCACCGAGCCCAAGCTCAAGAGCTACTACGAGGTGGTCGTGCCCCTCGAGGAGGGCGAGCGCTTCGAGGCCGCCGAGCCCCGCGCCCGCGAGGCCCTGGCCCAGCTCAAGGACGCCCACCAGGCGCTGCTCGCGTCATGA
- a CDS encoding response regulator, giving the protein MALRLSYGDRYRFWHDLVAGYHDRLFIQTDERPPLGERVPVTVSLDQVAVPVVFRALVSGHRRGSRRFPDGVWVRIDERELTKLRRFLGLGAPRGSYQPARHSVRAHLALPVRFVDPEAEEETETRNVSETGIFVATPLPLQTGQSVVVDLKTSPEAESWTRVTAEVAWASKKARSAGLRFIDPSPLMRAELNEAIVHALEGRLDRKSKHLQPILVADDDPVVLDLVKQALEKHGYEVHTASDGEEAFALIRELHPPLVLMDILMPEMDGTEICRAIRGDAELTDILVIFISALEAEALHVVAEESGATDYLPKPLHFTELVDMMGTYLRRDE; this is encoded by the coding sequence ATGGCTCTGCGTCTCTCGTACGGCGATCGCTACCGCTTCTGGCACGACCTGGTGGCCGGCTACCACGACCGCCTCTTCATCCAGACCGACGAGCGGCCGCCCCTGGGCGAGCGGGTCCCGGTGACCGTCTCGCTGGATCAGGTGGCCGTGCCGGTCGTCTTCCGGGCCCTGGTCTCCGGGCACCGCCGCGGCAGCCGCCGCTTCCCGGACGGAGTCTGGGTGCGCATCGACGAGCGGGAGCTCACCAAGCTGCGCCGCTTCCTGGGCCTGGGGGCCCCCCGGGGCAGCTACCAGCCCGCGCGCCACTCGGTGCGCGCCCACCTGGCGCTGCCCGTCCGCTTCGTGGATCCGGAGGCCGAGGAGGAGACCGAGACCCGCAACGTCTCGGAGACGGGGATCTTCGTCGCCACCCCCCTGCCCCTCCAGACCGGGCAGAGCGTGGTGGTCGACCTGAAGACCTCCCCCGAGGCCGAGTCGTGGACCCGGGTGACCGCCGAGGTCGCCTGGGCGAGCAAGAAGGCCCGCAGCGCCGGGCTTCGCTTCATCGACCCCTCGCCCCTGATGCGGGCCGAGCTCAACGAGGCCATCGTCCACGCCCTCGAGGGGCGCCTCGATCGCAAGAGCAAGCACCTCCAGCCGATCCTGGTCGCCGACGACGACCCCGTGGTGCTCGATCTGGTCAAGCAGGCCCTCGAGAAGCATGGCTACGAGGTGCACACCGCCTCGGACGGCGAGGAGGCCTTCGCCCTCATCCGCGAGCTCCACCCGCCCCTGGTGCTGATGGACATCCTGATGCCCGAGATGGACGGCACCGAGATCTGCCGCGCCATCCGCGGCGACGCCGAGCTCACCGACATCCTGGTGATCTTCATCTCGGCCCTCGAGGCCGAGGCCCTCCACGTCGTCGCCGAGGAGTCGGGCGCCACCGACTACCTCCCCAAGCCCCTCCACTTCACGGAGCTGGTCGACATGATGGGCACCTACCTCCGCCGGGACGAGTAG
- a CDS encoding acyl-CoA dehydrogenase family protein: MSAYDTTAGRADLEAFDAHQPTNFWEADAHLRRVVAAWAGQETLEAWEAELSEFGAISATEIDPLVRLNDRVGNHPRLERWGPFGERLEAVEHHPSYHAAGRAIYGSGVIAALGEDGGVLRSQTLGYLSGLNGEAGHNCPAACTAGLVKALRAVGSEELKARYLPRLLSTDYDELAHGAQFLTEVQGGSDVGANEVVARPGARGEPWELTGEKWFCSNVTADLILLTARPEGAPAGTRGLSLFLAPRRLPDGSLNHFAIRRLKDKLGTRSMASAELDLLGLRAWPLGPLEDGFKNMMTHVINTSRLWNAVGTAAIARRSHWVARGYAEHRRAFGAAIGRYPMVQETLADMRVEADAMVSGTFYLLHLADRLERGEGDAALADFHRMAVNLNKMRGAQSGHEVVLSGVEVLGGNGAIESFSVLPRLLRDNVVYENWEGTHNVLLNQVLRDCRRLEVHEGFLSHLRQLASGHGRILAALEAAEAHLRQTLEAPDALATLEMRRAGERLSFLLWAAAMAADGTDGAVLEHFLDRRLGPAAPLDEAYLARIARLSGLREVAT; the protein is encoded by the coding sequence ATGAGCGCCTACGACACCACCGCCGGACGGGCCGACCTCGAGGCCTTCGACGCCCACCAGCCGACGAACTTCTGGGAGGCCGACGCGCACCTGCGGCGGGTGGTCGCTGCCTGGGCCGGCCAGGAGACCCTCGAGGCCTGGGAGGCCGAGCTCTCCGAGTTCGGCGCGATCTCGGCCACCGAGATCGATCCCCTGGTGCGCCTGAACGACCGGGTGGGCAACCACCCGAGGCTCGAGCGCTGGGGGCCCTTCGGCGAGCGCCTCGAGGCGGTGGAGCACCACCCGAGCTACCACGCCGCGGGGCGCGCCATCTATGGCTCGGGGGTGATCGCCGCCCTCGGCGAGGACGGCGGCGTGCTGCGCTCGCAGACTCTGGGCTACCTCTCGGGGCTCAACGGCGAGGCGGGCCACAACTGCCCCGCCGCCTGCACCGCCGGGCTGGTGAAGGCCCTGCGCGCGGTGGGCTCGGAGGAGCTGAAGGCGCGCTACCTGCCTCGCCTCCTCTCCACCGACTACGACGAGCTGGCCCACGGGGCCCAGTTCCTCACCGAGGTGCAGGGCGGCTCCGACGTCGGCGCCAACGAGGTGGTGGCCCGCCCGGGCGCCAGAGGGGAGCCCTGGGAGCTGACCGGCGAGAAGTGGTTCTGCTCGAACGTCACCGCCGACCTGATCCTCCTCACCGCGCGCCCCGAGGGCGCCCCGGCCGGGACGAGGGGGCTCTCCCTCTTCCTCGCCCCGCGGCGGCTCCCCGACGGCAGCCTCAACCACTTCGCGATCCGGCGGCTGAAGGACAAGCTCGGCACCCGGAGCATGGCCAGCGCCGAGCTGGACCTCCTGGGCCTGCGCGCCTGGCCCCTGGGCCCGCTCGAGGACGGCTTCAAGAACATGATGACCCACGTCATCAACACCTCCCGGCTCTGGAACGCCGTGGGCACCGCGGCGATCGCTCGCCGCAGCCACTGGGTGGCGCGGGGCTACGCCGAGCACCGCCGGGCCTTCGGCGCCGCCATCGGCCGCTACCCGATGGTGCAGGAGACCCTGGCGGACATGCGGGTCGAGGCCGACGCCATGGTCTCGGGCACCTTCTACCTCCTGCACCTGGCCGATCGGCTGGAGCGAGGTGAGGGGGACGCGGCGCTGGCCGACTTCCACCGGATGGCCGTGAACCTCAACAAGATGCGGGGCGCCCAGTCCGGCCACGAGGTGGTGCTCTCGGGGGTGGAGGTCCTCGGAGGCAACGGGGCCATCGAGAGCTTCTCGGTGCTGCCGCGGCTGCTGCGCGACAACGTGGTCTACGAGAACTGGGAGGGCACCCACAACGTGCTGCTGAACCAGGTGCTGCGGGACTGCCGCCGGCTCGAGGTGCACGAGGGCTTCCTCTCCCACCTGCGGCAGCTGGCCTCGGGCCACGGCCGGATCCTCGCGGCGCTGGAGGCCGCCGAGGCCCACCTGCGCCAGACCCTCGAGGCGCCCGACGCCCTCGCCACCCTGGAGATGCGCCGGGCGGGTGAGCGCCTCTCCTTCCTCCTCTGGGCGGCCGCCATGGCGGCCGACGGCACCGACGGGGCGGTCCTCGAGCACTTCCTCGACCGCCGCCTGGGCCCGGCGGCGCCGCTGGACGAGGCCTACCTGGCCCGAATCGCCCGGCTCTCGGGCTTGCGGGAGGTCGCTACCTAG